One Spiroplasma endosymbiont of Cantharis nigra DNA segment encodes these proteins:
- a CDS encoding acetyl-CoA carboxylase biotin carboxyl carrier protein subunit — MEKIKFKNVKKYKGIVEQVLVKEGQPVKKDQILAIISTQLEKFDIRSTTDGVIRNIYVIESLIVSHGDTIFDIFSYKEMKNLLKKPSNMNDTLKDGLSEFGYLEKLINESDESDEEEFEEVKPKREKKTEVLAEKDLDILDNFETEKYLKDEIIESEFQIEEEFTEDPIAEAKMEPTTVQTIKTETSTFEIKENPTIVTETITKKVVYENSDNFKDSNLFSDEISTISQSEILEELSKNNTEDNLEVVEIKQKPKNIKKQETTAQESNSVFLKELDYERLEKVLKNSEKLNNKFKEIEKKLSSFMEETKETNNDNEKSINSIVKKIDEKSKSINSKLEEVELKATENSKLVSNSIEKKVIVDKTNIGSFSFKLDITALISLQTLMIEPSKEENVDLELNAFYVKALKRALTKFEELDSSHSFIRLVKTDGYSVNDTVVKVSDDLSILDISKEIHKNQLVKDKEVKVAIYDISNFGLDNANFGLTKNSILSIYISSISSSFKDDGNLTNYVKINFAFNQNSLEPEDAIMFGKEFISILKNPGFLI; from the coding sequence ATGGAAAAAATAAAATTTAAGAATGTCAAAAAATATAAGGGTATTGTAGAACAAGTATTAGTTAAAGAAGGCCAACCAGTCAAAAAAGATCAAATATTAGCAATAATATCAACACAACTTGAAAAATTTGATATACGTTCTACAACAGATGGAGTAATTAGAAACATTTATGTAATTGAATCATTAATTGTTTCACATGGAGATACTATATTTGATATATTCTCTTATAAAGAAATGAAAAATTTATTGAAAAAACCATCAAATATGAATGACACATTAAAAGATGGTTTAAGCGAATTTGGATACTTAGAAAAATTAATAAATGAATCAGATGAGTCTGATGAAGAAGAATTTGAAGAAGTAAAACCAAAAAGAGAAAAAAAGACAGAAGTTTTAGCTGAAAAGGATTTAGATATTCTTGATAATTTTGAAACTGAAAAGTACTTAAAAGATGAAATTATTGAAAGTGAATTTCAAATAGAAGAAGAGTTCACTGAGGATCCAATTGCAGAAGCAAAAATGGAGCCTACTACTGTTCAAACAATTAAAACTGAAACTTCAACTTTTGAGATAAAAGAAAATCCAACAATTGTAACAGAAACTATTACTAAAAAAGTAGTTTATGAAAATTCTGATAATTTTAAAGATAGTAATTTATTTTCAGATGAAATTTCAACTATTTCTCAATCTGAAATTTTAGAAGAACTTTCAAAAAATAATACTGAAGATAACTTGGAAGTAGTTGAAATAAAACAAAAACCAAAAAATATTAAGAAGCAAGAAACTACTGCTCAAGAATCTAACTCTGTATTTTTAAAGGAATTAGATTATGAAAGATTAGAGAAAGTTTTAAAAAATAGTGAAAAATTAAATAATAAGTTTAAAGAAATTGAAAAAAAACTTTCATCATTTATGGAAGAAACTAAAGAAACTAATAATGATAATGAAAAAAGTATTAATTCAATAGTCAAAAAAATAGATGAAAAATCAAAAAGTATTAATTCTAAGTTAGAAGAAGTTGAATTGAAAGCAACAGAAAATAGTAAGCTTGTATCAAATTCAATTGAAAAGAAAGTTATTGTGGATAAAACAAATATAGGTAGTTTCTCATTTAAGTTAGACATAACTGCTTTAATAAGTCTACAAACTTTAATGATTGAACCTTCAAAAGAGGAAAATGTTGATCTTGAACTTAATGCATTTTATGTAAAAGCATTAAAAAGAGCTTTAACTAAATTTGAAGAATTAGATTCAAGTCATTCATTTATTAGATTAGTAAAAACTGATGGATATTCAGTAAATGATACAGTTGTAAAAGTAAGTGATGATTTAAGTATTTTGGATATTTCAAAAGAAATACATAAAAATCAATTAGTAAAAGATAAAGAAGTTAAAGTAGCGATTTATGATATTTCAAATTTTGGATTAGATAATGCAAATTTTGGATTAACTAAAAATTCAATCTTATCAATTTACATTTCATCAATATCAAGTTCATTTAAAGATGATGGAAATTTAACAAATTATGTAAAAATAAATTTTGCATTCAATCAAAATAGTTTAGAACCTGAGGATGCAATTATGTTTGGAAAAGAATTTATAAGTATTCTAAAGAATCCGGGTTTTTTAATTTAA
- a CDS encoding serine aminopeptidase domain-containing protein — translation MEIWLAVWELLSIIVYVMLGTFIFIFILTLIARIVKFNKIKFKASPIIKSELVKKKMFKTTSGYELRWFGEIDPKSEFIIIGVHDIYRNRKDFDKLESWLRKNQKNKYSLVSYDQRNCGENEVNNHFSFGASISDLAEIIEVISETNPNAKIVLLGEGFGGSICSFFSKDKRVYKIISSSLRLNNPYKKGFNFYLKLWWGTLFRANTKLVEPINGLDFTDEKEYAKKLEDENITKNLLTVTDYYLWKKINKKSIKNINSSEISISIFLSNNDFYCDSKKIAKYLSKLDKDKYFLETIKEKKHYLLNTKKSEDVFELIVKNI, via the coding sequence ATGGAAATATGATTAGCTGTTTGAGAACTTCTTAGCATAATTGTTTATGTTATGCTTGGGACTTTTATTTTTATTTTTATTTTGACTTTAATTGCAAGAATAGTTAAATTTAATAAAATTAAATTTAAAGCATCTCCAATTATAAAAAGTGAACTTGTGAAGAAAAAAATGTTTAAAACTACTTCAGGTTATGAACTTAGATGATTTGGAGAAATTGATCCAAAGAGTGAATTTATTATTATTGGTGTTCATGATATTTATAGAAATAGAAAAGATTTTGATAAATTGGAATCTTGATTAAGAAAAAATCAAAAAAATAAGTATTCTTTAGTATCTTATGATCAAAGAAACTGTGGAGAAAATGAAGTGAATAATCATTTTAGTTTTGGTGCATCAATTTCTGACTTAGCAGAAATTATTGAAGTTATTAGTGAGACAAATCCTAATGCTAAAATAGTACTTTTAGGGGAGGGATTTGGAGGTAGTATTTGTTCATTTTTTTCAAAAGATAAGAGAGTATATAAAATTATTTCTTCTTCATTAAGATTAAATAATCCTTATAAAAAAGGATTTAACTTTTATTTAAAACTATGATGGGGAACACTTTTTAGAGCAAATACTAAACTTGTAGAACCAATTAATGGATTAGATTTTACTGATGAAAAAGAGTATGCAAAAAAATTAGAAGATGAAAATATAACAAAAAATTTATTAACTGTAACTGATTATTATCTATGAAAAAAAATTAATAAGAAGTCAATTAAAAATATTAATAGTTCAGAAATAAGCATTAGTATATTTCTTTCAAATAATGATTTTTATTGTGATTCAAAAAAAATAGCAAAGTATCTATCAAAGTTAGATAAGGATAAATATTTTTTAGAAACGATTAAAGAAAAAAAGCATTATTTATTAAATACTAAAAAATCAGAAGATGTATTTGAATTAATTGTTAAAAATATATAA
- a CDS encoding copper homeostasis protein CutC: MLLEVIGKDFKDIRLINNSNANRIEFCKDLKVGGLTPALEDIKYACDLSKLPINIIVRNTARDFFYTEKEKKDMIEQIKFIRTTKANGIVIGGLNKDLTIDVQFMKQVIKQKGNLEITFHKAFDEVKDFIESYRVLNELGIDNVLTSGGKDIKKGRKIIKKLVALNLNTKVLVGGGIDQKNFSSFKKISKNIHVGSCVRNDKSWDESVNDKRINELLEIK; the protein is encoded by the coding sequence ATGCTATTAGAAGTTATTGGAAAAGATTTTAAAGATATTAGATTAATAAATAATTCTAATGCAAATAGAATTGAATTTTGTAAGGATTTAAAAGTTGGGGGTTTAACACCTGCTTTAGAAGATATTAAATATGCTTGTGATTTATCAAAATTACCAATAAATATTATTGTTAGAAATACAGCAAGAGATTTTTTTTATACTGAAAAAGAAAAAAAAGATATGATAGAGCAAATTAAATTTATTAGAACAACAAAGGCAAATGGAATAGTTATTGGTGGTCTTAATAAGGACTTAACAATAGATGTTCAATTTATGAAACAAGTCATTAAACAAAAGGGAAATTTGGAGATAACATTTCATAAAGCATTTGATGAGGTGAAGGATTTTATTGAATCTTATCGAGTGTTAAATGAACTTGGAATAGATAATGTTTTAACAAGTGGTGGTAAGGATATAAAAAAGGGTAGAAAAATTATAAAAAAACTTGTTGCTCTTAACTTAAATACAAAAGTATTAGTTGGTGGAGGAATTGATCAAAAAAACTTTTCTAGTTTTAAAAAAATATCTAAAAATATTCATGTTGGTTCTTGTGTAAGAAATGATAAAAGTTGAGATGAAAGCGTTAATGATAAAAGAATTAATGAGTTATTGGAGATAAAGTAA
- a CDS encoding TIGR00282 family metallophosphoesterase, producing MNFLVVGDVYSKSGRDVLEKHLSSIVQKNKIDFIIVNGENISHGKGINKNHYDFLKKLKVNVITSGNHIFKVKETFDFIDSVDDLLRPANMNSFNLGVGTNQYNFGNLKIRVTNMMGKSFMEHVNNPYEVMDKIIEKNTADIHIVDFHAEASAEKLAFAWNYDGILTAIIGTHTHVQTADERLLPKGTAFITDVGMTGPINSIIGANPEEVIFKEKTGLPSKFTPSENPGLLCAVIIKLDSKNKAKSIERIQLQ from the coding sequence ATGAATTTTTTAGTGGTAGGAGATGTATATTCAAAATCTGGAAGAGATGTTTTAGAAAAACATCTTAGTTCAATTGTTCAAAAAAACAAAATTGATTTTATTATTGTTAATGGTGAAAATATTAGTCATGGTAAAGGTATAAATAAAAATCACTATGATTTTCTTAAAAAATTAAAAGTAAATGTAATAACTAGTGGAAATCACATTTTTAAAGTTAAAGAGACTTTTGATTTCATTGATAGTGTTGATGACCTTTTAAGACCTGCAAATATGAACTCTTTTAATTTGGGAGTTGGAACAAATCAATATAATTTTGGAAATTTAAAAATTAGAGTTACTAATATGATGGGCAAGAGTTTTATGGAACATGTAAATAATCCATATGAGGTAATGGACAAAATAATTGAAAAAAATACAGCTGATATACATATTGTTGATTTTCATGCTGAGGCAAGTGCTGAAAAATTAGCTTTTGCTTGAAACTATGATGGAATTTTAACAGCTATTATAGGAACCCATACACATGTTCAAACAGCAGATGAGAGGTTATTACCAAAAGGTACGGCTTTTATTACAGATGTTGGAATGACAGGACCTATTAACTCAATTATTGGAGCTAATCCAGAAGAAGTTATTTTTAAAGAAAAAACTGGACTACCAAGTAAATTTACACCATCTGAAAATCCTGGACTTCTTTGTGCTGTTATTATAAAATTAGACTCAAAAAATAAGGCAAAATCAATTGAGAGAATACAATTACAATAA
- the trmFO gene encoding methylenetetrahydrofolate--tRNA-(uracil(54)-C(5))-methyltransferase (FADH(2)-oxidizing) TrmFO: MKVNIIGAGLAGCEAAWQLAEKGIEVYLYEKKKIQKNEIQTLETFGELVCSNTFRSLSTQNAVGILKKELKLLNSFILDCAFKTQIPSDDALAVDRKAFSDLVDQKIRSHKNIKVFEEEFLDLNTQEIVLIASGPLCSQEFKMQLEKLLGKQKLFYLDASAPIIEKQSIDFSKVYYKSRYKNDNSYICIPLNEKEFSIFHNKLVNANTVNLKDFEQEIFFRGCQPIEQLAKNSKKILLKSAMSPNGLENFDGIMPYSAVQLRRDDAMDNLYNMVGFQTNIIWKEQKQIFSSLPGLENAVFRRFGVMHKNSFINSPKILNNKLQMMRKKNIFFAGQITGVEGYIESFASGLVASRGILSYINQSEFIAFPEDTILGSLISYITNPKHKKLKPMKSNMGLVKIDPIMSFNSKEEKNSYIYKNALNKIKSFI; the protein is encoded by the coding sequence ATGAAAGTAAATATAATTGGTGCTGGTTTAGCAGGTTGTGAAGCAGCGTGACAATTAGCAGAAAAGGGTATTGAAGTCTATTTATATGAAAAGAAAAAAATTCAGAAAAATGAAATTCAAACATTAGAAACATTTGGAGAATTAGTTTGTTCAAATACTTTTAGAAGTTTATCAACTCAAAATGCTGTTGGAATTTTAAAAAAGGAACTTAAACTTTTAAACTCCTTTATATTGGATTGTGCCTTTAAAACTCAGATTCCTTCTGATGATGCTCTTGCAGTAGATAGAAAAGCATTTTCAGATTTAGTCGATCAAAAAATAAGAAGTCATAAAAATATAAAGGTATTTGAAGAAGAATTTTTAGATTTAAATACACAAGAAATAGTTTTAATTGCAAGTGGTCCTTTATGTTCACAAGAGTTTAAAATGCAGTTAGAAAAATTACTTGGAAAACAAAAGTTATTTTATCTAGATGCATCTGCTCCTATAATTGAAAAACAGTCAATAGACTTTTCAAAAGTATATTATAAATCAAGATATAAAAATGATAATAGTTATATTTGTATACCGTTAAATGAAAAGGAATTTAGTATTTTTCATAATAAACTAGTAAATGCAAATACTGTTAATTTAAAAGATTTTGAACAAGAAATTTTTTTCAGAGGTTGTCAACCAATAGAGCAATTAGCTAAAAACTCTAAAAAGATACTATTGAAATCGGCTATGTCACCAAATGGATTAGAAAATTTTGATGGAATTATGCCTTATTCAGCTGTACAATTAAGAAGAGATGACGCGATGGATAATTTGTATAATATGGTTGGTTTTCAAACAAATATTATTTGAAAAGAGCAAAAGCAAATTTTCTCGTCTCTTCCAGGACTTGAAAATGCAGTCTTTAGAAGATTTGGAGTTATGCATAAAAACAGCTTTATAAATTCTCCTAAAATTCTTAATAACAAACTACAAATGATGAGAAAAAAGAATATATTCTTTGCTGGTCAAATTACAGGTGTAGAGGGATATATAGAGTCATTTGCATCAGGGTTAGTTGCAAGTAGAGGAATTCTTAGTTATATTAATCAAAGTGAATTTATAGCATTTCCAGAAGATACAATTTTAGGTAGTTTAATAAGTTATATTACAAATCCAAAGCATAAAAAATTAAAACCAATGAAGTCAAATATGGGTTTAGTAAAGATTGATCCTATAATGAGTTTTAATTCTAAGGAAGAAAAAAATTCTTATATCTATAAAAATGCTTTAAATAAAATAAAGTCTTTTATTTAG
- a CDS encoding 3'-5' exoribonuclease YhaM family protein, whose product MINEINAESKIVTLIARIEKAILSTGNNGSNYLILNLIDMSGRIEARLWNSIEKDVEELKSGLIVKIEAVTNVYRQQLQLKVNSYEIIDEKDFKKHNINEEMFSISAPINVESHYAKLIDFITTIDNETYKKITLAILKQYEVQFKTFPAAVSIHHNVVGGLFWHSYSLLMGAKAIREVYKYADIDWELVYCGTILHDIGKVLEMAGKNAAEYTDVGKLLGHISIGNTFVSNKAIELGLKDNEDVLKLQHVILASHGKNEYGSPVEPLLIEAVIISSLDSLDARIYKINDELSKVEKDAWSSRILSEDGRSYLNHNKKK is encoded by the coding sequence ATGATTAATGAAATTAATGCAGAAAGCAAAATAGTAACTTTAATAGCTAGAATAGAAAAAGCAATTTTATCAACAGGAAATAATGGATCAAATTATCTAATTTTAAATTTAATTGATATGTCTGGAAGAATTGAAGCAAGACTTTGAAATTCTATTGAAAAAGATGTAGAGGAATTAAAAAGTGGTTTAATTGTAAAAATAGAAGCTGTAACCAATGTTTATAGACAACAATTACAATTAAAAGTTAATTCTTATGAAATTATTGATGAAAAAGATTTTAAAAAACATAATATAAATGAGGAAATGTTTAGTATTAGTGCTCCAATAAATGTTGAATCACATTATGCAAAATTAATAGATTTTATAACAACTATTGATAATGAAACTTACAAAAAAATAACTTTAGCAATTTTAAAACAGTATGAAGTTCAATTTAAAACTTTTCCAGCTGCTGTAAGTATTCATCATAATGTGGTAGGTGGTTTATTTTGACACAGTTACTCATTATTAATGGGAGCAAAAGCAATAAGAGAAGTATATAAATATGCAGATATTGATTGAGAATTAGTATATTGTGGAACAATCCTTCATGATATAGGAAAAGTACTTGAAATGGCAGGGAAAAATGCAGCAGAATATACTGATGTTGGTAAATTATTGGGTCATATATCAATAGGTAATACTTTTGTTTCAAATAAGGCTATAGAATTAGGTCTAAAAGATAATGAGGATGTTTTAAAATTACAACACGTAATCTTAGCAAGTCATGGTAAAAATGAATATGGATCTCCTGTAGAACCATTACTAATTGAAGCAGTTATTATTTCTTCATTAGACTCATTAGATGCAAGAATTTATAAAATTAATGATGAATTATCAAAAGTGGAAAAAGATGCTTGATCATCAAGAATTCTTTCTGAGGATGGAAGAAGTTATTTAAATCATAATAAGAAAAAATAA
- the metK gene encoding methionine adenosyltransferase has product MKKLFTSESVSEGHPDKICDQISDAILDECLKQDSNSKVACETFVTENYLLIGGEITTKAIVDYAGIAKWVLKRVGYNDASTGIDPEKCEIVVKINTQSPDIAMGVDKKDMGAGDQGIMFGYANSETQTYMPYSIQIAHDLVHMASKLRKNGAFKWAQPDMKSQVTIDYTNEKNPRIDTILMSIQHDNDYNQETFEKFIKNNIMDIIAKRYGLNTDFKVLINPTGRFVIGGPKGDTGLTGRKIIVDTYGGYSRHGGGAFSGKDPSKVDRSAAYMCRYAAKNIVAAKLADKVEIQVSYAIGKPDPVSIFIETFGTTKVSMDVIYKALNDNFNFKVSSIINTLDLKAPVYFRTSKYGHFGKKEFSWEKLDKVRVLEEYL; this is encoded by the coding sequence ATGAAAAAATTATTTACTAGTGAATCGGTTTCAGAGGGACATCCAGATAAAATTTGTGATCAAATAAGTGATGCAATATTGGATGAATGCTTAAAACAGGATTCTAATTCAAAAGTTGCTTGTGAAACTTTTGTTACAGAAAACTATTTATTAATTGGTGGAGAAATAACTACAAAAGCAATTGTCGATTATGCTGGAATTGCCAAGTGAGTTTTAAAAAGAGTTGGCTATAATGATGCTTCTACAGGTATTGACCCAGAAAAATGTGAGATAGTAGTTAAAATTAATACACAATCTCCTGATATTGCAATGGGTGTTGATAAAAAAGATATGGGAGCAGGAGATCAAGGAATTATGTTTGGTTATGCAAATAGTGAAACACAAACCTATATGCCATATTCAATACAAATAGCTCATGATTTAGTTCATATGGCTTCAAAATTAAGAAAAAATGGAGCTTTTAAATGGGCTCAACCAGATATGAAATCACAAGTAACAATTGATTATACTAATGAAAAAAATCCAAGAATTGATACAATTTTAATGTCAATTCAACATGACAATGATTATAATCAAGAAACTTTTGAAAAGTTTATAAAAAATAATATTATGGATATCATTGCAAAACGATATGGATTAAATACTGATTTTAAGGTTTTAATTAATCCAACAGGAAGATTTGTTATTGGTGGACCAAAGGGTGATACAGGACTTACTGGAAGAAAAATTATTGTAGATACTTATGGTGGATATTCTCGTCATGGAGGAGGAGCTTTCTCTGGAAAAGATCCAAGTAAAGTTGATAGAAGTGCTGCTTATATGTGCCGTTATGCCGCAAAGAATATTGTTGCTGCAAAATTAGCTGATAAAGTTGAAATTCAAGTAAGTTATGCAATTGGTAAGCCAGACCCAGTTTCTATTTTTATAGAAACTTTTGGAACAACTAAAGTATCTATGGATGTTATTTATAAAGCTCTAAATGATAATTTTAATTTTAAAGTTAGCTCAATTATCAATACATTAGATTTAAAAGCACCAGTATATTTTAGAACAAGTAAATATGGTCATTTTGGAAAAAAAGAATTTAGTTGAGAAAAGTTAGATAAAGTAAGAGTTTTGGAGGAATATTTGTAA
- a CDS encoding helix-turn-helix transcriptional regulator gives MTSIYEKLENLTREYKNTTDKIIALNIINTMRQKKILTQKQLADICFVSESKITKFIQSLGEPSFKTFASSLKKEHFLYDSINKISFKSDILVLIKMWCNKNSVFIKNLATAIKNNININIYASAQTSWIAQGLGDFLIGYNKRPLILSKNFDIFNEPLVNNEDINIILFYGRDNFTLNSYLKLINAKTIKANNFVITSEKQYDKVFLESDNKLKLDYLKNNASNVYRNLALNILILEIAKQI, from the coding sequence ATGACATCTATATATGAAAAATTAGAAAACTTAACAAGAGAATATAAAAATACAACCGATAAGATTATTGCATTAAATATTATAAATACGATGCGTCAAAAAAAAATCTTAACTCAGAAACAACTTGCAGATATTTGTTTTGTTTCTGAATCAAAAATTACAAAATTTATACAAAGTTTGGGTGAACCAAGCTTTAAGACTTTTGCGTCTTCTTTAAAAAAAGAACATTTTTTATATGATTCAATTAATAAAATTAGTTTTAAAAGTGATATACTTGTTTTAATTAAAATGTGGTGTAATAAAAACTCTGTTTTTATTAAAAATTTGGCAACAGCAATTAAAAATAATATTAATATTAATATTTATGCATCAGCGCAAACCTCTTGAATAGCTCAAGGATTAGGAGATTTTTTGATTGGTTATAATAAAAGACCACTTATTCTTTCTAAGAATTTTGACATTTTTAATGAGCCTTTAGTTAATAATGAGGATATTAACATTATTCTTTTTTATGGGCGTGATAATTTTACTCTTAATTCGTATTTAAAGTTAATTAATGCTAAAACAATAAAAGCTAATAATTTTGTAATTACTTCAGAAAAACAGTATGATAAAGTCTTTTTAGAATCTGATAATAAATTAAAATTAGATTATTTAAAAAATAATGCTTCAAATGTGTATCGTAATTTAGCTTTGAATATTCTAATCTTAGAAATAGCAAAACAAATTTAA
- the ylxM gene encoding YlxM family DNA-binding protein → MINQDIQKNADLGQLYDFYKRLLTEKQCQYFELYFFEDLTLQEIAEEFKVSRNAIYDSINKTSLLLTDLENKLKLKLKNNKIKETLDNAKVKKISIEELIIELEKNL, encoded by the coding sequence ATGATTAATCAAGATATACAAAAAAATGCTGATTTAGGACAACTATATGATTTTTATAAAAGGTTATTAACTGAAAAACAGTGTCAATATTTTGAATTGTATTTTTTTGAGGATTTAACTTTGCAAGAGATTGCTGAAGAATTTAAAGTATCAAGAAATGCTATTTATGATAGCATTAATAAAACTTCTTTATTATTAACTGATTTAGAAAATAAATTAAAATTAAAATTGAAAAATAATAAAATTAAAGAAACTTTGGATAATGCAAAAGTAAAGAAAATTTCAATAGAAGAATTAATTATAGAATTGGAGAAAAATTTATAA